A single genomic interval of Odontesthes bonariensis isolate fOdoBon6 chromosome 3, fOdoBon6.hap1, whole genome shotgun sequence harbors:
- the LOC142376834 gene encoding interferon-induced GTP-binding protein Mx isoform X2 translates to MKRRKEGQDWYGKISYNDFEEEIDDPATVEKKIREAQDEMAGVGVGISDDLISLEIASPDVPDLTLIDLPGIARVAVKGQPENIGDQIKRLIQKFITKQETISLVVVPCNVDIATTEALMMAQQVDPDGERTLGILTKPDLVDKGTEETVVEIVHNEVIQLSKGYMIVKCRGQKEITEKVSLTEAIEREKDFFKNHANFNTLYNEGLATVPNLAEKLTLELVHHIEKSLPRLEEQIEEKLKQTQAELDRYGNGPPSEPAERLVFLIDKVTAFTQDAISLTTGEELKCGERLNVFSTLRREFGKWKAHLDHSGETFNTKIEREVEEYEDKYRGRELPGFINYKTFEVMVKEQIKQLEEPAIMKLKHIGDAVKKVFIQLAHISFTGFPNLMKTAKAKIESIKQEKESTAESLLRTQFKMELLVYSQDQTYSVSLSDRKREEQDGEDTSSETSLFYSNDNHATLQELMLHLKSYYKIAGQRLADQIPLVIRYEMLQESAVQLLREMLQMLQDKENLEFLLKEDFDICNKRAALQSRLKRLMQARAYLVEF, encoded by the exons atgaagagaaggaaagaaggacAAGACTGGTATGGAAAGATAAGCTACAATGATTTTGAGGAAGAGATTGATGACCCTGCAACTGTGGAGAAAAAGATTAGAGAAG CACAGGATGAAATGGCTGGAGTCGGCGTGGGAATCAGCGATGACCTCATCAGTCTGGAAATCGCTTCTCCTGACGTTCCAGACCTGACTCTCATTGACCTGCCCGGCATCGCCAGGGTGGCTGTAAAAGGACAACCAGAGAACATCGGTGATCAG ATAAAGCGACTGATCCAGAAGTTCATCACCAAACAAGAAACCATCAGCTTGGTGGTGGTGCCATGCAACGTTGACATAGCAACCACAGAGGCTTTGATGATGGCACAGCAGGTGGATCCTGATGGAGAGAGGACTCTGG GTATCTTGACCAAGCCTGACCTGGTGGACAAAGGTACAGAAGAGACAGTGGTTGAAATTGTCCATAATGAAGTCATCCAGCTGTCGAAGGGCTACATGATCGTCAAGTGCAGGGGTCAGAAGGAGATCACAGAGAAGGTTTCTCTCACTGAAGCaatagagagagagaaggacTTCTTCAAAAATCATGCAAATTTCAA CACCCTTTACAATGAAGGTCTTGCTACTGTACCTAATCTGGCAGAAAAACTCACACTGGAGCTGGTGCATCACATCGAG AAATCTCTGCCCAGACTGGAGGAGCAGATAGAGGAAAAACTGAAACAGACCCAGGCAGAGCTTGATCGTTACGGCAACGGACCTCCATCTGAGCCGGCAGAGAGACTTGTCTTCCTCATTGAT AAAGTGACAGCGTTCACTCAGGATGCCATCAGTCTGACCACAGGGGAGGAACTCAAGTGTGGAGAGAGACTCAATGTGTTTTCTACACTCAGGAGGGAGTTTGGGAAATGGAAGGCCCACCTGGACCACTCAGGGGAAACCT TTAACACGAAAATAGAAAGAGAGGTTGAGGAATATGAAGACAAGTACCGTGGAAGGGAACTACCGGGCTTTATCAACTACAAGACCTTTGAGGTGATGGTTAAGGAGCAGATCAAACAGCTGGAAGAACCAGCAATCATGAAACTTAAGCACATAGGAG atGCTGTTAAGAAGGTGTTCATACAGCTGGCTCACATTAGCTTCACTGGATTTCCTAACCTCATGAAAACAGCCAAG GCAAAGATTGAATCCATCAAGCAGGAAAAAGAGTCGACTGCCGAATCCCTGCTGAGGACTCAGTTTAAGATGGAGCTGCTCGTTTACTCCCAGGACCAGACCTACAGTGTCAGTTTGAGTGACAGAAAGAGGGAGGAACAGGACGGGGAAGATACGAGTTCTGAAACGAGCCTTTTTTACAGCAATGATAATCACGCAACGCTTCAAGAACTGATGTTGCATCTTAAATCCTATTACAAA ATTGCTGGTCAGCGTCTGGCTGACCAGATCCCCCTGGTGATCCGCTACGAGATGCTGCAGGAGTCTGCCGTCCAACTGCTGAGGGAGATGCTTCAGATGCTTCAGGACAAGGAAAACTTGGAGTTTTTACTGAAGGAGGACTTTGACATCTGCAACAAGAGGGCGGCTTTGCAGAGTCGGCTCAAACGCCTCATGCAGGCCCGTGCATACTTGGTGGAGTTCTAG
- the LOC142376834 gene encoding interferon-induced GTP-binding protein Mx isoform X1: MNSLNQQYEEKVRPCIDLIDSLRSLGVEKDLALPAIAVIGDQSSGKSSVLEALSGVALPRGSGIVTRCPLELKMKRRKEGQDWYGKISYNDFEEEIDDPATVEKKIREAQDEMAGVGVGISDDLISLEIASPDVPDLTLIDLPGIARVAVKGQPENIGDQIKRLIQKFITKQETISLVVVPCNVDIATTEALMMAQQVDPDGERTLGILTKPDLVDKGTEETVVEIVHNEVIQLSKGYMIVKCRGQKEITEKVSLTEAIEREKDFFKNHANFNTLYNEGLATVPNLAEKLTLELVHHIEKSLPRLEEQIEEKLKQTQAELDRYGNGPPSEPAERLVFLIDKVTAFTQDAISLTTGEELKCGERLNVFSTLRREFGKWKAHLDHSGETFNTKIEREVEEYEDKYRGRELPGFINYKTFEVMVKEQIKQLEEPAIMKLKHIGDAVKKVFIQLAHISFTGFPNLMKTAKAKIESIKQEKESTAESLLRTQFKMELLVYSQDQTYSVSLSDRKREEQDGEDTSSETSLFYSNDNHATLQELMLHLKSYYKIAGQRLADQIPLVIRYEMLQESAVQLLREMLQMLQDKENLEFLLKEDFDICNKRAALQSRLKRLMQARAYLVEF, from the exons ATGAACTCTCTGAACCAACAGTATGAGGAGAAAGTGCGTCCCTGCATTGACTTGATTGACTCTCTCCGCTCCCTGGGAGTAGAGAAGGACCTGGCGCTGCCCGCTATCGCCGTGATAGGAGACCAAAGCTCGGGGAAGAGCTCTGTGCTGGAGGCGCTGTCAGGGGTGGCTCTGCCAAGAGGAAGCG GCATTGTCACAAGATGCCCTCTCGAactgaagatgaagagaaggaaagaaggacAAGACTGGTATGGAAAGATAAGCTACAATGATTTTGAGGAAGAGATTGATGACCCTGCAACTGTGGAGAAAAAGATTAGAGAAG CACAGGATGAAATGGCTGGAGTCGGCGTGGGAATCAGCGATGACCTCATCAGTCTGGAAATCGCTTCTCCTGACGTTCCAGACCTGACTCTCATTGACCTGCCCGGCATCGCCAGGGTGGCTGTAAAAGGACAACCAGAGAACATCGGTGATCAG ATAAAGCGACTGATCCAGAAGTTCATCACCAAACAAGAAACCATCAGCTTGGTGGTGGTGCCATGCAACGTTGACATAGCAACCACAGAGGCTTTGATGATGGCACAGCAGGTGGATCCTGATGGAGAGAGGACTCTGG GTATCTTGACCAAGCCTGACCTGGTGGACAAAGGTACAGAAGAGACAGTGGTTGAAATTGTCCATAATGAAGTCATCCAGCTGTCGAAGGGCTACATGATCGTCAAGTGCAGGGGTCAGAAGGAGATCACAGAGAAGGTTTCTCTCACTGAAGCaatagagagagagaaggacTTCTTCAAAAATCATGCAAATTTCAA CACCCTTTACAATGAAGGTCTTGCTACTGTACCTAATCTGGCAGAAAAACTCACACTGGAGCTGGTGCATCACATCGAG AAATCTCTGCCCAGACTGGAGGAGCAGATAGAGGAAAAACTGAAACAGACCCAGGCAGAGCTTGATCGTTACGGCAACGGACCTCCATCTGAGCCGGCAGAGAGACTTGTCTTCCTCATTGAT AAAGTGACAGCGTTCACTCAGGATGCCATCAGTCTGACCACAGGGGAGGAACTCAAGTGTGGAGAGAGACTCAATGTGTTTTCTACACTCAGGAGGGAGTTTGGGAAATGGAAGGCCCACCTGGACCACTCAGGGGAAACCT TTAACACGAAAATAGAAAGAGAGGTTGAGGAATATGAAGACAAGTACCGTGGAAGGGAACTACCGGGCTTTATCAACTACAAGACCTTTGAGGTGATGGTTAAGGAGCAGATCAAACAGCTGGAAGAACCAGCAATCATGAAACTTAAGCACATAGGAG atGCTGTTAAGAAGGTGTTCATACAGCTGGCTCACATTAGCTTCACTGGATTTCCTAACCTCATGAAAACAGCCAAG GCAAAGATTGAATCCATCAAGCAGGAAAAAGAGTCGACTGCCGAATCCCTGCTGAGGACTCAGTTTAAGATGGAGCTGCTCGTTTACTCCCAGGACCAGACCTACAGTGTCAGTTTGAGTGACAGAAAGAGGGAGGAACAGGACGGGGAAGATACGAGTTCTGAAACGAGCCTTTTTTACAGCAATGATAATCACGCAACGCTTCAAGAACTGATGTTGCATCTTAAATCCTATTACAAA ATTGCTGGTCAGCGTCTGGCTGACCAGATCCCCCTGGTGATCCGCTACGAGATGCTGCAGGAGTCTGCCGTCCAACTGCTGAGGGAGATGCTTCAGATGCTTCAGGACAAGGAAAACTTGGAGTTTTTACTGAAGGAGGACTTTGACATCTGCAACAAGAGGGCGGCTTTGCAGAGTCGGCTCAAACGCCTCATGCAGGCCCGTGCATACTTGGTGGAGTTCTAG